TCACCATTCGTGTCCGCGAGTTCGTCGTCGACGACAACCTGACGATTCCGTTGTACGCGGCCGTCCTCGGCTCCGTAGCGCTCGCGATTGTGCCAGCCTGAGACGGCGGGTATCGCCGACCGTTGTACCGACCGCTACCCGTCGCGAGCGTCGTTACCAGCGAAACGTATCCGGCACCCATTTGCGGTTTGGATCCTCGGTGCGCTCCATCCAGTCCACGAGTCGATCGGCCATCGCGTCCCGGACGTCGGCGTAGGCCGGGTGGTCCACGAGGTTCTGCAGTTCGGCGGGGTCGGCCTCGAGATCGTACAGTTCGTTCCGATCGGGGCCGTTGTAGACGAACTTGTGCCCGCGCGTGCGGACCATCCGCTGGGTGTAGAGGCCGAACTCCTCGCCGTGGTACTGGGAGAACGTCGAGTCGGGCCACGCCGGGTTCTCGCCCGCGAGCAACGGGACGAGACTCCGGGAGTGGAACGATTCAGGTACCTCGAGGCCGCCAATCTCGAGAAACGTCGCCGCCAGGTCGTGGAGGTGAACCGGCTCGTCGCGAGTCGTACCGGGGTCGGTGACGCCCGACCAGCGAATCTGCAGCGGAATGTGGTAGGTCTCGTCGTACATCAGCGGCCCCTTGTTGAACTGACGGTGTGAGCCCGTGAAGTCGCCGTGGTCGGAGGCGTGGACCACGACCGTCTCCTCGGCGAGGCCGAGTTCCTCGAGCGCCTCGAGGATCCGTCCCATCTGGTGGTCGATGAGCGTCACGAAGCCGAAGTACTTCGCGACGGCCTCGGCCCAGGTGTCCCAGCCGAAGTCCTGGACGCCCCGATAGCGCAGAAACTGTTCGTGGACCGCCGGTTTGCCCGCGTAGGTCTCGGCGTAGGTGTCCCAGGGTTCGAGGTCCTCGGGGTCGTACATCGAGGCGTAGGGTTCGGGGACGACGTAGGGGTGGTGTGGGCCGTAGAAGTCGGCGCGGTGGAAGAACGGAGACCTGTCGTCACCTGCGGACTCATCTCGGCCGTCGGCGTGCGCCTCGAGCGCCTCGATCGTCCGCTCGGCGAGGAAGTACGCCCGCGTGTCCTCGACGTCGACTGGCGTCTTCGCCGCGACGAGAGTGCCGGATTCGGACCCACCCGCGGTGTGAATCTCGTCCTGGAGGTCGGTCTCCTCGATGGGGGTGCCGCGGCGCTCGCGGTACTCCTGGTACGCATCGTCGATGTCGTCGTGGTGGACGTCGCTGCCACCCAGGTACTCGAAGCCGAAGTCCTCGGGCGTCTGGTCGCGTCCGACGTGCCACTTGCCGGTGTAGGTCAGGTCGTATCCGCTCTGGGCGAGCAGCTCCGAGAAGGTCGGCAACTCGGGCGAGAGGTTCGGCTGGATCGCGTCCGCCTCGTGGGAGTTGTTGAGCATGCCGTGGGCGTGGGGAAACAGCCCCGTCAGCAGAGACGCGCGGGCGCTCGTGCAGATGCTGATCGGCGTTACGGCGTGGGTGAACCGGACGCCCTCACTCGAGAGGCGGTCGAACGTTGGCGTCTCGACCGGCGGGCCGTCGGGTGTCGTACAGTCGTACCGTTCCTGGTCGGTGAGGACGAACAGGACGTTCGGGTTCGAGGGCGAGTCGGTCATCGGGTTCGGTACATCGAGTGGAGGGAAAAGCCTGGTCGGTCACTCGGTTACTCGGTCACGAGGCAGTATAGAAATCCTCGAGTGATGATGAGTTCAAGCAGTCGTGCTGAATACAAAGCGCGAATGTTGCACGAGATTTGGCACAGTTTGTGAAGGTGATGGTCGGTCAGTACAGGTGGTGCGGTTTTCGAGCAAGCACTTCGTCTCTCCAATCACTGTCATAAACGACGTGCTGAATATCGACTGGAGTCAGTCACCCCCAGAAGATATTCAATATGTGAAGTAGTTGATATGGTATGTCAATCCCCGGCGGCCTTGAAGTATTCCTCATCCCCGCTTTGCTCCTGCTCGCCTTCCTCGGACTTGCGTCGAAATACCTATTGAAATGGTTTCGGCAGGGATATGAGGACGATTCGGGAGAGGGTTCCAAAAACCGTTCGTGATTTAGCACACCGCCCGATGTTACATTCCTGATTAGTTGTCTCGCATTCAATAAGCACGTGTAGTGAGCGGATGGTTCATAGATCTCGTCGTGAAACAAACGTGATTGTTGTGCTGCACTTATCCTCTATATGCAGCACGCAATTCCTATCAACGGTTGAAAGTTTCACCAGAGGCGGTCACGAGCAAGCCGGCACAGACGAGCGTCGCGACGGCGACGGTCCCCGCGAGGAGCCAGAACGCCGGTCGGAAGCCAGCCGTTTCCGAGAGGACGCCGACGACGGCAGGGGCGACCGCACCCGCGCCCATCAACAGGGTCCGGACGACGCCGAGACTGCCGCCAGCGATAGAGTCGGGAATGGTCTGGACGAGGTAGGCTCCGCGGACGGGCCGGAATCCGTGGGATCCCAGGCCGATTCCGACGAGCGCAACGCCCAGTGCCAGCGCGGATCCGCTTCCCGTGAGGACCACGAACGCGACCGTGGCAGCCGTAGCCAGCGCCAGCGCGGCGACGATCACCGGCAACGTGCCGACCCGGTCGCTGAGTTCGCCGCTCGCGAGCTGGACGACGCTGACGGCGAACAGGGCACCGTAGAGGAGGTTCGCCGTAGCCGACTCGAGGCCGGCCTCGT
This region of Natronosalvus halobius genomic DNA includes:
- a CDS encoding sulfatase-like hydrolase/transferase is translated as MTDSPSNPNVLFVLTDQERYDCTTPDGPPVETPTFDRLSSEGVRFTHAVTPISICTSARASLLTGLFPHAHGMLNNSHEADAIQPNLSPELPTFSELLAQSGYDLTYTGKWHVGRDQTPEDFGFEYLGGSDVHHDDIDDAYQEYRERRGTPIEETDLQDEIHTAGGSESGTLVAAKTPVDVEDTRAYFLAERTIEALEAHADGRDESAGDDRSPFFHRADFYGPHHPYVVPEPYASMYDPEDLEPWDTYAETYAGKPAVHEQFLRYRGVQDFGWDTWAEAVAKYFGFVTLIDHQMGRILEALEELGLAEETVVVHASDHGDFTGSHRQFNKGPLMYDETYHIPLQIRWSGVTDPGTTRDEPVHLHDLAATFLEIGGLEVPESFHSRSLVPLLAGENPAWPDSTFSQYHGEEFGLYTQRMVRTRGHKFVYNGPDRNELYDLEADPAELQNLVDHPAYADVRDAMADRLVDWMERTEDPNRKWVPDTFRW